In Phlebotomus papatasi isolate M1 chromosome 1, Ppap_2.1, whole genome shotgun sequence, the following proteins share a genomic window:
- the LOC129809126 gene encoding uncharacterized protein LOC129809126 encodes MRQSEIVNCLKNYAIEKLDNAIESDQPYVINEFISVNRDPTYQRDLLEFSERERSLNQILFTRIRDFFASRIIAIKFTPKFMEEGRKKKFGGGKHGHGMMLGGFAMMGMILQVVLGKLAFLAGAALLMAKMSLFLTLLGSMKKFVSGGSTGDSHVVVTDHGHGHGGGYGGYGGNGWQRSINSRTPDDDQQLPYKGYTSSELAGV; translated from the exons ATGCGACAGAGTGAAATTGTTAATTGCTTGAAAAACTATGCCATTGAGAAGTTGGATAATGCGATTGAAAGTGATCAACCGTATGTCATCAACGAGTTCATCTCCGTCAATCGTGATCCCACATATCAGCGTGATCTGTTGGAATTCAGCGAAAGGGAAAGGAGCCTCAATCAAATACTCTTCACGCGAATACGAGATTTCTTTGCTTCACGGATAATCGCCATTAAGTTCACGCCCAAGTTCATGGAGGAGG GTCGGAAGAAAAAGTTTGGCGGAGGAAAACATGGTCATGGAATGATGTTGGGCGGATTTGCTATGATGGGCATGATACTCCAAGTGGTTTTGGGCAAATTGGCCTTTTTGGCTGGAGCTGCTCTTCTCATGGCCAAGATGTCCCTGTTCCTAACTTTACTG GGCTCCATGAAGAAATTTGTAAGTGGAGGAAGTACCGGAGATAGTCACGTCGTCGTCACTGATCACGGTCATGGTCATGGTGGTGGATATGGTGGATATGGTGGAAATGGCTGGCAGCGAAGCATCAATTCACGGACACCAGATGATGATCAGCAATTGCCCTACAAAGGCTACACGTCCAGCGAATTAGCTGGTGTGTAA